The sequence below is a genomic window from Sinorhizobium terangae.
ACCGGGCCTGCTTCTCGAAATCCGCGCGGGGCAGGCAGCCGGCGCCGATGCCGCCATCATCGCCTGTTTCGATGACACCGGGCTCGAGGCTGCGCGCACCCTCGCCGACATTCCCGTGCTGGGGCTTTGCGAATCCGCCCTGATGACGGCCGCGCTTCTGGCCCAACGCTTCACCGCCGTCACCACGCTGGAGCGCTCCCGCGTTCTTATCGAAAACCTCGTCGTGCGCTATGGCATGGGCGGCCGCGCAAAGGTTCGTGCCGCCGATATTCCGGTGCTCGATCTTGAGGACAAGGACTCGGGCGCGCTCGCCAAGCTCAGGCGCCAGATCGAGTTGGCGCTTACTAAGGACAGAGCCGAAGCGATCGTTCTTGGCTGCGCCGGCATGACCGATCTAGCGCAGCTTCTGCAGCGCGAATACGGCGTCCCGGTCGTCGATGGCGTCTCAGCGGCGGTCAAGCAGGCTGAGGCGCTCGTCGCGCAGGGCCTTACGACCAGCAAGCGCGGTTCCTATGCCGCACCGATTGCAAAACCCTACACCGGTTCGATGCAGGCCTTCGCGCCGGAATAAGCCTGTCCCTGAGCCCCGCCCAATCAATCGCTCAGGTTGCAGCACCGCTCAAGCGACAGTTGCCGCGGGCCTTTGCCGCATGCGCGATTGACAAGCCGGCGAGAAGGTTGACAAAGTGACGCTCCATCGAGACGGGCAGCATCGGGGAGGACTTATGTCTATGCGCGCGTTTGTCGGCCTTTCCACCCTTCTTCTCACGCTCGCCTCCCTCAGTTCACCTGCTGCGGCGGCTGAAACGAGCCGCACAATCGAGATTACGCAAGACGGCGATTATTTCGGGTTCGATCTTCGCACCGAGCAGAATGTCTCGCTTCGGCAGTGCGAGACCGCCTGCATCGCCGACCAGGCCTGCCGCGCCTTCACCTACAATCCAAAGGTGAGGTGGTGCTTCCTGAAATCCGACTTCAATCAGTTGAACACCTTCAAAGGGGCGATCGCCGGCAAAGTCGTCGAGACGGGCAGCGTCCAGCCCGATATCGGCGCGCCATCGCGTCTCTCTTTCATCTCAGACGATCTGTTGCAGCAGGCGCGTGACGTCAAGGCGAACCTAGCGCTCACAGAGGATCAACAGGGTTTCGGCGTCAACGGTCTGATCGAAGCCGCCCGGAGCGAGTTGACAGCCGGCAACATCGAGAATGCGCTGAAAGGCTTTCGCGGTGCGCTGGCGGTAACGCTGGATGACGGCGAATTGTGGCTGGAGACGGCGCGTGCAGCCAACCGGATCACTGGCAACACTGAGATTGCCGGCCAGGCAGCGCTTGCCGCCCTCAACGGCTATCAACTGACCCGCACGACCGAGAGCCGGGCAGACGCGCTCGCCGTTCTCGCCAAATCGCTCGAAAACACAGAGAACTATCGCGCCGCCCTCAACGCCTACAAGGCGAGCCTCGAACTCGTGCAGGCGAAGACGGTCGAAACGGCCTACCTCGATCTCAGGGCGCGGCAGGGGTTCCGCGTCACCGACCATACGATCGATGCCGACAGCGCCAGCCCGCGTGCCTGCGTCCAGTTCTCCGAGCAGCTCGTCAAGAACGGAACGGACTACGCCTCGTTCGTCACTCTCGATGGCAAGGCTCCCAAGGCGGTCGAGGCCAAGGGAAACGAGATTTGCGTCGAGGGCCTGTCGCACGGGCAACGCTACAAGCTTGTGCTGAGGCAGGGCCTGCCCTCCTCCGTCGACGAGGTCATCGAAACGCCCGTCAGTCTCGACATCTATGTCAAGGATCGCTCGCCAATGGTGCGCTTCACCGGCGACAGCTTCGTGCTGCCGTCGACCGCACGGCGCGGCATTCCGATCGTCTCCGTCAACACCGAGAGCGCCAAGCTCAAGCTCTATCGCATCGGCGACCGCGGCATCTCTTCCCTGTTGACCAGTTCGCAGTTCCTGACCCAGCTCGATGGCTACAGCGAAGAGCGCATCAAGGAAGAGAGCGGCGAACTCGTCTGGCAGGGCAGCATCGACATCAAAACAGAACTCAACAAGGAAGTGGTGACCAGCTTCCCGGTGGATGAAGCACTGCCTCAACGCAAACCCGGCGTCTATGTGCTGACGGCAGTCTCGGGCACCGGGCTTAGCCAGGATTGGGACGCCCGCGCCACCCAATGGTTCGTCGTCTCCGATATCGGCATCTCGACCTATGCCGGGACGGATGGACTCACCGTCTTTGCCCGCTCGCTCGCCACCGCCAAGCCGCTCGACGGCGTCGAGCTGCAACTCGTTGCGAAGAACAATGAAGTTCTCGGCACCGCGACGAGCGACGCGGAGGGCAAGGCGACGTTCGCCGCCGGCCTGATGCGCGGCACGGCCAGCATGACACCTGCCGTCATCACCGCGAAGACGAGCGACGCGGATTACGTCTTTCTCGATATGACCCGCGCCGGCTTCGATCTTTCCGATCGCGGCGTCACCGGTCGCGCCGCACCCGGCGCGATCGACCTCTTCGCCTGGACCGAACGGGGTATCTATCGCGTCGGCGAGACGGTGCATGCGGCCGCGCTTGCCCGCGACGTGAACGGCGCGGCGATCGAGAACCTGCCGCTCACCTTCGCCTTCCTGCGCCCGGATGGCGTCGAGGACCGGCGCATGGTCAGCAATGGCGCCAAGCTCGGCGGCCACACGCTCGACCTGCCGATTCCGGAAAACGCGATGCGCGGGACCTGGACCATGCAGATCTTCGCGGATCCGAAAGGGTCCGCGATCGGCGAGAAGCAATTCCTCGTCGACGACTTCGTGCCGGACCGCACCGAGTTCGACCTGACGAGCGAGGCAAGCGAGATCACTGTGGGCACGCCGGTGCCCGTCTCTGTCGAAGGCCGCTTCCTCTATGGCGCGCCCGCTGCCGGACTGACGCTTGAGGGTGAAGTCGCGATCAAGCCGACGCGCGAGAGCGCGGCCTTCAAGGGCTACTTCTTCGGCCTTGCCGACGAGGAGGCGAGCGAAGACACGCGCTTGCCGCTCGAGGCGCTGGAGCCGCTGGATCAGAACGGCAAAGCTGTTTTCGACGTCGATCTGACCGAGGTTCCCTCGACGACGCAGTTGCTGAACGCCAATGTCACCGTGCGCATGCGAGAGGCCGGCGGTCGCGCCGTGGAACGCTCGCTGACGCTGCCGGTCAAGCCCGAAGGGCCGATGGTCGGCATCAAGCCGGAGTTTTCCGGAGATCTTGCCGAAAACTCGGTCGGGCGCTTTCACGTGATTGCGGTCGGGGAGGACGGCACGAAAATACCGATACCCGGCTTGCTCTGGAAGCTGATCAGCGTCGAACGCAATTACCAATGGTATCGGGACGGGAGCGCCTGGAAATACGAGCCAGTCGTCTCCACGAAGCAGGTGGCGAACGGCACTGTCGACGTGGCTGCGGACGGTGGCGAGATCGCCGTGCCGGTCGGCTGGGGCCGCTACCGCCTCGAGATCGAGACGGCTGCGGTCGACGGACCTGCCTCCAGTGTCGAGTTCGATGCTGGCTGGTATGTCGAAGCAACTTCGACTGAAACACCGGACGGGCTGGAGATCGCGCTCGACAAGGAGAGCTACGCGGTCGGCGAGACTGCGAGGCTCAAAGTCTCACCGCGCTTTGCCGGCGAATTGCTGGTCACGGTCGGTACGGAAAGCCTGATCACGATGAAGACGGCGACCATTGCCGAGACCGGCGGCGAGGTGGAATTGCCGGTCACCGCCGAGTGGGGCGGCGGTGCCTATGTCACCGCGACGCTCTATCGCCCCGGTGATGCCCAGGAGAGCCGTATGCCGATGCGGGCGATCGGCATCAAGTGGCTCGCCGTCGATCCGGCGGAGCGCAAGCTCGCCGTCACGCTCGACGCGCCGGAGAAGATGCAGCCGCGCCAGCCCCTCAACGGCAACCTCAAGGTGCGCGGCGCGGGCGCGAACGAGGACGCTTACGTTACGATCGCCGCTGTCGATGTCGGCATCCTGAACCTCACGCGTTACGAGGCACCCGATCCCGACGGCTGGTACTTCGGCCAAAGGCAGCTCGGCCTTGAGATCCGCGACCTCTACGGACGCCTGATCGACGGCTCGCTCGGCGCCACGGGCCGGTTGCGCACCGGCGGCGACGGCGGGCAAGTGCCGCTGCAAGGCAGCCCGCCGACCGAAAAGCTGGTTGCCTTCTTCTCCGGACCGGTGAAGCTCGATGCAGACGGCGAAGCGATGGTCAGCTTCGATATCCCGCAGTTCAACGGCACAGCGCGGGTCATGGCCGTCACCTGGACGAAATCCGGTGTCGGCCATGCGACCAAGGACGTCGTGATCCGCGACCCGGTCGTGGTGACCGCAAGCCTGCCGAAGTTCCTTGCCCCGGCAGACCGCGCCGAACTGAGGCTCGACATTGCCAACACGGATGCACCTGCCGGCGACTATCAATTGCAGGTGACGACCAACGGCCCTGTAGCCGTGGAGCAGACCGGCGCAGCCGAAACCGTGCATCTCGACGCCGGTGGCAAGACCGCCGTGACGCTGCCGCTGACGGGCCAATATCCCGGCAACGGGCTCGTCACCGTGGCACTTTCCAACGCCTCTGGCCTGTCGATCGAGCAGGCGTTGAACGTTCCGGTCCGCCCGGCGGCATTGCCGGTCACCCAGCGGCAGGTGGTCAGCATCGCCGCCGGCAGCAGCCTGACGGTGGACGACCAACTGCTTGCCGACAGCCTGCTGCAGGGCGCGTCCGTCAGTCTCAACGTCACGCGCTCGGCCGCCTTCGATATTCCCGCGCTCCTGATGACGCTCGACCGCTATCCCTATGGCTGCGCGGAACAGACGACGAGTCGCGCCCTGCCTCTGCTCTATCTCAGCGAACTCGCCAAGCAGTCCGGCCTTGCCGACGACGGCGAGGTGACGAAGCGGGTGCAGGAGGCGATCTACCGCGTGCTTGCCTACCAGTCCTCCTCCGGCAGCTTCGGCCTCTGGGGCCCGGGCTCCGGCGATCTCTGGCTCGACGCCTATGTGAGTGATTTCCTGACGCGGGCGCGCGAACAGAAATATGACGTGCCCGAACAGGCGATGGTGCAGGCGCTCGAGAATCTCCAGAATGCGCTGAGCTACGAGACCAACGTCAAGGACCGCGGCAACGAGATCGCCTATGCGCTCTATGTGCTCGCCCGCAATCGCAAGGCGGCGATCAGCGACCTTCGCTATTACGCCGACACGATGCTCGACGATTTCCCGACGCCGCTCGCCAAGGCGCATATCGCCGCGGCACTGGCGCTCTATGGCGATGCGGCCCGCTCTCAGGATATCTTTGCGGCATCCTTGAACATGTCGACCGGCGCCGGCCTCGTCAAAGTCAGCCTTGCCCGGTCCGACTACGGCTCGTCACTGCGCGACGATGCGGCGGTATTGGCGCTCGCGGCCGAAAGCCGTCCCGTACCGGCGATCATTCCGGAGCTTTCCAGGATCGTCGCGCGGGAGTGGCAGCAGGCGCAATATGCGAGCACGCAGGAACAGACCTGGATGTTGCTCGCAGCGCGCGCGATCCAGGGCGGCGACGAGGATATGAAACTCGACATCAACGGCGCGGCGCGCACCGGCAGCTACGCCGCACGCATAACCGGGGATGCGCTCATCGAGCACCCGGTCGTCATTCGCAACAACGGCGCCGACGCAGTCTCCGCCGTGGTGACGACCGTCGCGGCCCCGGCTCAGCCGTTGTCGGCCGGCGGTGATGGCTTCACGATCGAGCGCACCTACTACACGCTCGACGGCGCCGAGGCCAATGTCAGCGAAGCGCGGCAGAACGAGCGTTATGTCGTCGTGCTCAAGGTCACCGAAAGCAACGATTGGCCGTCGCGCGTGCTGATCACCGATCTGCTGCCGGCCGGCTTCGAGATCGACAATCCAAGCCTTGTCGACAGTGCGCAACTCACGAACTTCGAATGGATCGGTGAGGTACAAGCCGCCCACACCGAGTTCCGCAGCGATCGCTTCGTGGCGGCCTTCGATCGCTCGACCGGCGACAACCGGGAGATCACGCTCGCCTATGTCGTACGCGCGGTAACCCCGGGCACCTATGATCATCCGGCGGCAAGCGTGGAGGACATGTACCGGCCGCAATTCTCGGCCCGCACGGCCACCGGGCGCATGGAGGTGCTGGCAGCCCAGTAGATCGCGCGATGACGCTCTGGCAGCTACTTGAACGGATAGTGGGGAGTCGCAAAGGCATCGGTTGGACGTCACCCCCCTCTGCCCTGCCGGGCATCTCCCCCACAAGGGGGGAGAACAGGGATGCACCGACATGCGCCACCTCCGCATCGCACGCGACGGCTGATGCATCATACGCCGAAGCGACTGTCTTCGATGCGGTAGAACTGAGGAGTGACGACGCCCCGTCGGGCGGTCAGGCTGAGTTTATCGAGGATAGGAAGCCGGAAGTCCGCACCTTGCCGATCTCCCCCCTTGTAGGGGAGATGCCCGGCAGGGCAGAGGGGGGTAAAGCCAGTACAATCGATCCAGGTCGTTCCCGACACCTTCCGCGTCGTTACACGACGTTACTGATCACCTTGCCCATTGGGCTCGTCATGGCCGCGCTCGCAATCGTCGCCCTCGAATGGGCGGACAAAGCATTTCCACCGCCGATCGAGCCGGCCGGCGCCGTCTCGGCCGAAGTTCTCGACAAGGACGGGCGTCTGCTACGCGCTTTCGCGACCAAGGATGGCCTGTGGCGGCTGAAGACGACCGTCGACGATGTCGACCCGCGCTTTCTCAGGATGCTGGTCGCCTATGAGGACCAGCGTTTTCGGGAGCACCACGGTGTCGACCCCTTGGCGCTCGGCCGTGCGGCACTGCAGTTCGTCACAAACGGCCGCGTCGTTTCCGGTGCATCGACGCTCTCGATGCAGGTGGCCAGGCTGATCGAGCCGCGCCGGGAGCGGACGCTGCCGGCGAAGCTCCTGCAACTCGCACGCGCCATCCAGATCGAGCGGCGCCTCAGCAAGGACGAAATCCTCGACCTCTACCTGACCCATGCGCCGTACGGCGGCAATCTCGAAGGCGTGCGCGCCGCAAGCCTCGCCTGGTTCGGCAAGGAACCGCGCCGTCTCTCTGTCGCCGAGGCGGCGCTTCTCGTCGCGCTGCCGCAATTGCCGGAAAAGCGTCGTCCCGACCGCAATCTGGCCGCCGCCGAAGCAGCGCGCAAACGGGTCCTCGGCCGTGCCGCGGTCTCCCAAGTGATCGGCGAAGGCGAAGCGGAACGGGCGGCGTTGGCGGCCATACCGACGCGGCGCCTTCAGCTTCCGGCCTATGCGGCACATCTCGCCGAAGTGGCGCTTCGCAAGGAGCCAACAACCTTCCAGCACCATACGACGCTGCGTCGCGACATTCAGCGCGGGCTCGAAGCCGTTGCGCGCGAGGGGGCGGCAAAGCTCGGGCCAAAGGTCTCCGTCGCCATGGTGATGGCCGACGTGCGGAGCGGCGGGATCGTCGGCGAAGTCGGATCGGCCGATTACTTTGACGCGAGCCGCGCCGGCTGGATCGACATGACGCGGGTCATGCGATCGCCCGGTTCGACGCTAAAGCCCTTCATCTACGGGCTTGCCTTCGAGGAGGGACTGGTCGCCCAGGAAACCATCATCGAGGACCGGCCGGCGGGTTTCTTCGGCTATCGCCCGCGCAACTTCGACATGAGCTATCAGGGCGACGTCTCCATCCGGCAGGCGCTGCAGCTCTCTCTCAACGTGCCGGCGATCCGTCTGCTCGATGCTGTCGGACCCGCGCGACTGATGGTGCGCTTCCGCCGGGCGGAGGTGCAGCCCGCCCTGCCGCCCAATGAGGCACCGGGTCTTGCGATCGGCCTCGGCGGCCTCGGCATTACCCTGCGTGACCTCGTTCAGCTTTACGCGGGCCTCGCCAATCGCGGCTGGCCGGTGCGGCTCGGCGACGGCATCGAGGGAAAGGCGGGCCTGATCGACGGAGAGCCACTGCTCTCGACCGTTGCCGCCTGGCATGTCGCCGATATCCTCTCCGACGTTTTGCCGCCCGCCGACAGCCGGCAGCGCGGCATCGCCTACAAGACCGGTACCAGCTACGGCTATCGCGATGCCTGGTCCGTCGGCTTCGACGGCCGGTACGTACTCGGCGTGTGGGTTGGCCGGCCGGACAACGGCGCAGTACCTGGACTGACCGGTTACGGCGCCGCCGCACCAATCCTGTTCGAAGCTTTCGCCAAATCCGGGATCGCCATCACGCCGCTGCCGGATGCCCCGCCCGGCGCCGTTCGAATTGCTCAGGGCGACCTGCCGATCAGCCAGCGGCGCTTTTCGACGACCGCGAGCGGCTTGCTTTCGGCATCGGCACGCGAGCCGGCCCCTCAGATCGTCTTTCCGCCTGAGGGCGCGCGCGTCGACCTTGGCGCGAGCGGCGGTGAAACGATGACGCCGTTGACCCTCAAGCTGCAGGGCGGTCGCGCGCCGTTCCGATGGCTCGCCAATGGCCGGCCGCTGCCCGATGTCACCCGCCGCCGCATCAGCCAGTGGCTGCCGGACGGCGGCGGCTACTCCACTCTCACGGTTATTGATGCCGTGGGGCGGGCTGCAAGCGTTCGCGTTTTCGTTGAATAATGCCGTTCGCGGATCGACGGCGTCAACTGCGGCAGTTTTCGGACGTCTTCGCATCCGTCCACCGATCATCCGTTTTCAATCGGTGGACGGCACTCGCGTTTCCTCACGCACGCCGAGTTGAATTGCCTTCACCCACCTGCTGATGCGCTGGATGGCCGGTCGCCACAATCGGCATTCCGGCTTCAACGCAGGCGGCGACGAAAGCCTCT
It includes:
- a CDS encoding aspartate/glutamate racemase family protein; this encodes MRILIVNPNTTASMTEKAAQAARAVAGHGTEIVAATSRNGPASIEGHYDGAIAVPGLLLEIRAGQAAGADAAIIACFDDTGLEAARTLADIPVLGLCESALMTAALLAQRFTAVTTLERSRVLIENLVVRYGMGGRAKVRAADIPVLDLEDKDSGALAKLRRQIELALTKDRAEAIVLGCAGMTDLAQLLQREYGVPVVDGVSAAVKQAEALVAQGLTTSKRGSYAAPIAKPYTGSMQAFAPE
- a CDS encoding alpha-2-macroglobulin family protein — encoded protein: MRAFVGLSTLLLTLASLSSPAAAAETSRTIEITQDGDYFGFDLRTEQNVSLRQCETACIADQACRAFTYNPKVRWCFLKSDFNQLNTFKGAIAGKVVETGSVQPDIGAPSRLSFISDDLLQQARDVKANLALTEDQQGFGVNGLIEAARSELTAGNIENALKGFRGALAVTLDDGELWLETARAANRITGNTEIAGQAALAALNGYQLTRTTESRADALAVLAKSLENTENYRAALNAYKASLELVQAKTVETAYLDLRARQGFRVTDHTIDADSASPRACVQFSEQLVKNGTDYASFVTLDGKAPKAVEAKGNEICVEGLSHGQRYKLVLRQGLPSSVDEVIETPVSLDIYVKDRSPMVRFTGDSFVLPSTARRGIPIVSVNTESAKLKLYRIGDRGISSLLTSSQFLTQLDGYSEERIKEESGELVWQGSIDIKTELNKEVVTSFPVDEALPQRKPGVYVLTAVSGTGLSQDWDARATQWFVVSDIGISTYAGTDGLTVFARSLATAKPLDGVELQLVAKNNEVLGTATSDAEGKATFAAGLMRGTASMTPAVITAKTSDADYVFLDMTRAGFDLSDRGVTGRAAPGAIDLFAWTERGIYRVGETVHAAALARDVNGAAIENLPLTFAFLRPDGVEDRRMVSNGAKLGGHTLDLPIPENAMRGTWTMQIFADPKGSAIGEKQFLVDDFVPDRTEFDLTSEASEITVGTPVPVSVEGRFLYGAPAAGLTLEGEVAIKPTRESAAFKGYFFGLADEEASEDTRLPLEALEPLDQNGKAVFDVDLTEVPSTTQLLNANVTVRMREAGGRAVERSLTLPVKPEGPMVGIKPEFSGDLAENSVGRFHVIAVGEDGTKIPIPGLLWKLISVERNYQWYRDGSAWKYEPVVSTKQVANGTVDVAADGGEIAVPVGWGRYRLEIETAAVDGPASSVEFDAGWYVEATSTETPDGLEIALDKESYAVGETARLKVSPRFAGELLVTVGTESLITMKTATIAETGGEVELPVTAEWGGGAYVTATLYRPGDAQESRMPMRAIGIKWLAVDPAERKLAVTLDAPEKMQPRQPLNGNLKVRGAGANEDAYVTIAAVDVGILNLTRYEAPDPDGWYFGQRQLGLEIRDLYGRLIDGSLGATGRLRTGGDGGQVPLQGSPPTEKLVAFFSGPVKLDADGEAMVSFDIPQFNGTARVMAVTWTKSGVGHATKDVVIRDPVVVTASLPKFLAPADRAELRLDIANTDAPAGDYQLQVTTNGPVAVEQTGAAETVHLDAGGKTAVTLPLTGQYPGNGLVTVALSNASGLSIEQALNVPVRPAALPVTQRQVVSIAAGSSLTVDDQLLADSLLQGASVSLNVTRSAAFDIPALLMTLDRYPYGCAEQTTSRALPLLYLSELAKQSGLADDGEVTKRVQEAIYRVLAYQSSSGSFGLWGPGSGDLWLDAYVSDFLTRAREQKYDVPEQAMVQALENLQNALSYETNVKDRGNEIAYALYVLARNRKAAISDLRYYADTMLDDFPTPLAKAHIAAALALYGDAARSQDIFAASLNMSTGAGLVKVSLARSDYGSSLRDDAAVLALAAESRPVPAIIPELSRIVAREWQQAQYASTQEQTWMLLAARAIQGGDEDMKLDINGAARTGSYAARITGDALIEHPVVIRNNGADAVSAVVTTVAAPAQPLSAGGDGFTIERTYYTLDGAEANVSEARQNERYVVVLKVTESNDWPSRVLITDLLPAGFEIDNPSLVDSAQLTNFEWIGEVQAAHTEFRSDRFVAAFDRSTGDNREITLAYVVRAVTPGTYDHPAASVEDMYRPQFSARTATGRMEVLAAQ
- the pbpC gene encoding penicillin-binding protein 1C; this encodes MAALAIVALEWADKAFPPPIEPAGAVSAEVLDKDGRLLRAFATKDGLWRLKTTVDDVDPRFLRMLVAYEDQRFREHHGVDPLALGRAALQFVTNGRVVSGASTLSMQVARLIEPRRERTLPAKLLQLARAIQIERRLSKDEILDLYLTHAPYGGNLEGVRAASLAWFGKEPRRLSVAEAALLVALPQLPEKRRPDRNLAAAEAARKRVLGRAAVSQVIGEGEAERAALAAIPTRRLQLPAYAAHLAEVALRKEPTTFQHHTTLRRDIQRGLEAVAREGAAKLGPKVSVAMVMADVRSGGIVGEVGSADYFDASRAGWIDMTRVMRSPGSTLKPFIYGLAFEEGLVAQETIIEDRPAGFFGYRPRNFDMSYQGDVSIRQALQLSLNVPAIRLLDAVGPARLMVRFRRAEVQPALPPNEAPGLAIGLGGLGITLRDLVQLYAGLANRGWPVRLGDGIEGKAGLIDGEPLLSTVAAWHVADILSDVLPPADSRQRGIAYKTGTSYGYRDAWSVGFDGRYVLGVWVGRPDNGAVPGLTGYGAAAPILFEAFAKSGIAITPLPDAPPGAVRIAQGDLPISQRRFSTTASGLLSASAREPAPQIVFPPEGARVDLGASGGETMTPLTLKLQGGRAPFRWLANGRPLPDVTRRRISQWLPDGGGYSTLTVIDAVGRAASVRVFVE